The following are encoded together in the Lathyrus oleraceus cultivar Zhongwan6 chromosome 3, CAAS_Psat_ZW6_1.0, whole genome shotgun sequence genome:
- the LOC127129705 gene encoding uncharacterized protein LOC127129705 translates to MYLTLSFCCKLFYSLNVEKNSILYQGLVAVFEELSDTIEHRLCLRHLYANFKKRFGGGALIRDLMMGAAKATYYQAWVQKMNELKNADPNAWTWLMVVPTKSWCKHAFSFYPKCDTLMNNISESFNATILAARDKPILTMCEWIRKYLMNRLSTSASKLENWPHKVMPIPRRRLDNEVFNSGHWLPTWSIAETFQVTHSYNTHEFIVDIAKRSCSCNFWELVGIPCRHAVAALSYRKQNPDEFVDACYTREKFALCYGFSVSPINGQDMWPEVEMEPPLPPAYKNGPGRPKKIRIRESGKDGARKRRSGVAYKCTKCDNFGHNAMTCKATTQDPNALKRKRKPKKGHVSTATDMPTANDMPTASDMPAPTATDMTVPTNVPVPTDPQPPTDMLVPTIMSQTGSSVAASITKQSRKRVEKKPIIKRRQKPKEKAKVFNYIHLEFCTEKFSDDFAILLFHYDITFSVIIGRLNAESLIK, encoded by the exons ATGTATTTAACTCTATCTTTCTGTTGCAAATTATTCTATTCTCTAAATGTTGAAAAAAATTCTATTTTGTATCAGGGACTTGTGGCTGTATTTGAAGAATTGTCTGATACTATTGAGCATAGATTATGTCTTAGGCACTTGTATGCTAATTTCAAGAAAAGGTTTGGTGGAGGAGCCCTTATTAGAGATTTAATGATGGGAGCTGCTAAAGCCACATACTATCAGGCATGGGTCCAAAAGATGAATGAATTGAAGAATGCAGATCCCAATGCTTGGACTTGGTTGATGGTTGTTCCTACCAAAAGCTGGTGTAAGCATGCCTTTTCTTTTTACCCTAAATGTGATACATTGATGAATAATATCTCAGAGTCTTTTAATGCTACCATTCTAGCTGCTAGGGACAAACCTATACTCACAATGTGTGAGTGGATAAGAAAATATCTGATGAATAGGTTATCCACCTCTGCAAGTAAACTAGAAAATTGGCCACATAAGGTGATGCCAATACCTAGGAGAAGGTTAGATAATGAGGTGTTCAATAGTGGTCATTGGTTGCCAACATGGTCAATTGCTGAGACTTTTCAGGTTACACATAGTTACAACACACATGAATTTATTGTTGACATTGCTAAAAGGTCATGTAGTTGTAATTTTTGGGAATTAGTAGGAATTCCATGTAGGCATGCTGTAGCTGCTCTGAGTTATAGAAAGCAAAACCCTGATGAATTTGTTGATGCTTGTTACACAAGAGAAAAGTTTGCACTATGTTATGGATTTTCAGTAAGTCCAATCAATGGTCAAGATATGTGGCCAGAAGTTGAGATGGAACCACCTCTACCACCTGCATATAAAAATGGTCCTGGTAGACCTAAGAAGATTAGGATAAGAGAAAGTGGAAAGGATGGTGCAAGGAAGAGAAGATCTGGTGTTGCATATAAGTGCACCAAATGTGATAATTTTGGTCACAATGCTATGACTTGTAAGGCTACCACTCAGGATCCCAATGCACTTAAAAGAAAG AGAAAACCTAAAAAAGGACATGTGTCAACTGCAACTGATATGCCAACTGCAAATGATATGCCAACTGCATCTGATATGCCTGCCCCAACTGCAACTGATATGACTGTTCCAACAAATGTGCCTGTTCCAACTGATCCACAGCCTCCAACTGATATGCTTGTTCCAACTATTATGAGTCAAACAGGATCTAGTGTGGCTGCCTCAATCACAAAACAATCCAGAAAAAGGGTTGAAAAAAAACCTATCATCAAAAGAAGGCAAA AACCTAAAGAAAAAGCCAAAGTATTTAATTACATTCACCTTGAATTCTGCACTGAAAAA TTTTCTGatgattttgcaattttgctctTTCATTATGATATAACTTTTTCTGTCATTATTGGTAGATTGAATGCTGAAAGTTTAATCAAATAA
- the LOC127132591 gene encoding uncharacterized protein LOC127132591 — MALILCTIIRRTYNHHSNTNHSKDSYKPCQVHIFSLRTLKGNQDWKMLIRVVDLWVVKAKWTTTYRDGHTRWKDVIGALQDVVGVLQVVVKTQMRCCWSSPRCCQNTNGRWW, encoded by the exons ATGGCTCTGATTCTCTGCACCATCATTCGTCGAACTTACAACCACCACTCAAACACTAATCATTCCAAG GATTCTTATAAGCCATGTCAAGTCCATATATTTTCATTGAGGACTTTGAAAGGAAATCAAGATTGGAAAATGCTCATTAGAGTTGTTGACCTTTGGGTTGTTAAGGCGAAATGGACTACAACATATCGAGATGGGCATACAAGATGGAAAG ACGTTATTGGAGCTCTCCAAGATGTTGTTGGAGTTCTCCAAGTTGTTGTCAAAACACAAATGCGATGTTGTTGGAGTTCTCCAAGATGTTGTCAAAACACAAATGGACGGTGGTGGTAA